A genomic segment from Bacillus marinisedimentorum encodes:
- a CDS encoding IS110 family transposase: MDFTQNERLKQINEHTLIIGVDIAKHKHVARAIDDRGVDLSKRLTFPNSLEGFNLLLKWARQLADETGRPNLLIGMEPTGHYWLNLAYFLKLQDENPVVVNPMKVKKSKELDDDSPTKNDTKDAKVIAQVMRAGRYHIPVLPEGLYAELREGIKLHDMIQEDMSSIKAQMHNVLDRYFPEFLTVFKYWNGKTALYLLERGYLPEDIRRKTEEELLTEVKASVTKNIASSRIRKLKQAADSSIGMTEGLRMAREEIRYLIDQYRMLQKRLESLEAQLEELVMDVPGAERMVAIKGIRAMTVAGFFAEVGDLSNYRAPRQVIKLAGLNLMMNQSG; this comes from the coding sequence ATGGATTTTACACAAAATGAACGTCTGAAGCAAATCAATGAACACACACTGATCATCGGAGTCGATATCGCAAAACACAAACACGTCGCCCGGGCGATTGATGATCGGGGAGTCGATTTATCCAAACGGTTGACCTTCCCAAATTCGCTGGAAGGATTCAACCTTTTGCTTAAGTGGGCCAGGCAATTGGCGGACGAGACAGGCCGTCCCAACCTGCTTATCGGTATGGAACCCACAGGCCACTATTGGCTGAACTTAGCCTATTTCTTGAAACTGCAAGACGAAAACCCGGTCGTAGTAAACCCGATGAAGGTCAAGAAATCAAAAGAGCTGGATGACGATTCGCCCACCAAAAATGACACCAAAGATGCAAAAGTGATCGCTCAAGTCATGCGGGCGGGTCGCTATCATATACCAGTCTTGCCTGAGGGGTTGTACGCTGAATTGCGTGAAGGGATAAAACTGCATGACATGATCCAGGAGGATATGTCATCGATCAAAGCCCAAATGCATAACGTGCTGGATCGATATTTCCCTGAATTCTTGACGGTCTTCAAATACTGGAACGGAAAAACGGCGCTATACTTGTTGGAACGCGGCTACCTTCCAGAGGATATCCGTCGGAAGACAGAAGAAGAACTTCTCACTGAAGTGAAGGCGTCGGTCACGAAGAACATCGCGTCCTCACGGATCCGCAAGCTGAAACAAGCAGCTGACTCGAGTATCGGGATGACCGAGGGCCTTCGAATGGCTCGTGAGGAGATTCGCTATCTTATAGACCAATATCGGATGTTACAGAAACGCCTTGAGTCCCTTGAAGCACAATTGGAAGAGCTCGTTATGGACGTTCCGGGGGCGGAGCGCATGGTTGCGATAAAAGGAATCAGGGCGATGACGGTCGCTGGCTTTTTTGCGGAGGTTGGGGATCTTTCCAACTACAGAGCTCCACGCCAAGTCATTAAACTCGCGGGACTCAATTTAATGATGAACCAGTCCGGGC